One genomic window of Silene latifolia isolate original U9 population unplaced genomic scaffold, ASM4854445v1 scaffold_95, whole genome shotgun sequence includes the following:
- the LOC141640608 gene encoding uncharacterized protein LOC141640608 — MKTGYSDGNWMPDNRGYAWLRPHQNKPNWYETVWCSWNIPKHSLILWLVMNNGINTREKLFRIGCCSSDNCCICEAASETQEHLFFECGYSKIIMMQITDWCGMQFPSAGENNARLNAMLTNPKRVVQLIKENVKHRIKYKRDDHMSSAEKDWILSLENDV, encoded by the exons ATGAAAACTGGTTATTCTGATGGAAATTGGATGCCTGATAATAGGGGATATGCCTGGCTGAGACCTCATCAAAACAAACCTAATTGGTATGAGACTGTGTGGTGTAGTTGGAACATCCCTAAACATTCTTTAATCTTATGGCTTGTAATGAATAATGGGATAAACACGAGGGAGAAACTATTCAGGATTGGGTGTTGCAGTTCTGATAATTGCTGTATATGTGAAGCTGCATCAGAAACTCAGGAACATCTGTTCTTTGAGTGTGGGTATAGCAAGATTATTATGATGCAAATTACTGACTGGTGTGGAATGCAATTCCCATCAGCAGGGG AGAATAATGCGAGATTGAATGCAATGCTTACTAATCCAAAACGGGTTGTGCAGCTGATTAAAGAAAATGTGAAGCACAGAATCAAGTATAAACGAGATGATCACATGTCAAGTGCAGAGAAAGATTGGATTTTGAGTCTAGAAAATGATGTGTAA